From the genome of Verrucomicrobiia bacterium, one region includes:
- a CDS encoding phosphoribosylaminoimidazolesuccinocarboxamide synthase, with translation MANSILLQLELPGIKKVRSGKVREIFDLHDAFLFVASDRISAFDCVMPNGIPHKGEVLTQLSHFWFDQTENLVPNHRLVKAGESFHVPALAHLPAATKAALAQRAMIVKKARPLAVECIVRGYLAGSGWKEYKKSQTVCGLALPAGLRESAELPEPIFTPSTKADTGHDENISFAAAEKILGADQARQVRDLSLKIYRFARDYARQRGIIIADTKFEFGVFDGQLILIDEVLTPDSSRFWPASEYAPGKSQPSFDKQFVRDYLETLSWNKTPPAPALPDDVVAKTEAKYLEAYERLTGQKL, from the coding sequence ATGGCAAATTCAATTCTGTTGCAGCTCGAACTTCCCGGCATCAAAAAAGTTCGGAGCGGCAAGGTGCGGGAAATTTTCGATTTACACGATGCCTTTCTCTTTGTGGCCAGCGACCGCATCTCGGCCTTCGACTGCGTAATGCCGAACGGCATTCCGCACAAAGGCGAAGTACTCACGCAATTGTCGCATTTCTGGTTCGATCAAACGGAAAATCTCGTGCCGAACCATCGCCTGGTCAAAGCGGGTGAATCGTTCCACGTGCCCGCGCTGGCGCATCTCCCCGCCGCAACCAAAGCCGCGCTCGCCCAACGCGCCATGATCGTCAAGAAAGCCCGGCCGTTGGCGGTCGAGTGCATCGTGCGCGGCTATCTGGCCGGCTCCGGTTGGAAGGAATATAAAAAATCCCAGACCGTTTGCGGTCTGGCGTTGCCGGCGGGTTTGCGGGAATCCGCCGAATTACCGGAACCCATTTTCACACCCTCAACCAAGGCCGATACCGGTCACGATGAAAACATTTCGTTCGCCGCCGCGGAAAAAATTTTGGGCGCCGACCAGGCCCGGCAAGTCCGCGATTTGAGCCTGAAGATTTATCGGTTCGCCCGCGACTACGCCCGCCAACGCGGCATCATCATCGCCGACACCAAATTCGAATTCGGCGTGTTCGATGGTCAGCTCATTCTGATTGATGAAGTGTTGACGCCGGATTCCTCGCGGTTCTGGCCGGCCTCCGAATACGCCCCCGGCAAGAGCCAGCCCAGTTTCGATAAACAGTTCGTACGCGATTACCTGGAAACGTTGTCGTGGAACAAAACTCCGCCCGCGCCCGCTTTGCCGGACGACGTGGTGGCTAAAACTGAAGCCAAGTATCTGGAAGCTTACGAACGGTTGACGGGACAAAAATTGTAA